The genomic window GTTGGCCGGTCTCGCCGACCTCGCGCAGCCCGGCCTTGACCCGGGCGGCGTCGTCGAGCGAGAGGCGCACCGAGACGCGGCGGGTGGCGTCGGCCATGGATTACGCCTCCCTGCGGCAGAATATTTGTCGCTACGGATATTGCCCCGCGACATTTGCGGCACTACAGTAATTCGGTGCGGATCACCTTCGACCCGGCCAAGCGCGCCAGGACGCTGACCGAGCGAGGGCTGGACTTCGCCGATGCCGCGCATGTGTTCGCCGGGCTGCACGCGACGCTGCCCGATGGCCGACGCGACTATGGCGAGCTGCGATTTATCTCAGCCGGCTTTCTCGAAGGTCGGCTGGTGGTCCTGGTGTGGACGCCGCGGGGCAGTGCCCGGCGCGTCATTTCGATGAGGCACGCTCATGCCGACGAAGAAGCCCGCTGGCGCCAGCACCTGGGTGGACCCTGATGATGCGCCGCCCCTGACGGAGGAGTTTTTCGCGCGGGCGGAGGTTCGCGAGGGTACGAAGCTTGTCCGTCGCGGCCGGCCACGGCTGCCCGACGCCAAGCGCCAGGTGACGATCCGGCTGGATCCGGAGCTGCTGGACCGACTGCGGGCCACGGGACCTGGGTGGCAAACCCGCCTGAACGAAGCGGTGCGGGAGTGGCTCAAGAAGCATTCGGCGTGATTGGGTAGCGCTCGTTGCCTGTTGGCACAGCCTCGTGCTGTGCCGCGTATCCCTCGGCCATGCCGATGCGCAGCGCGAGCAGCAGCTCGGCAGCGGCCCAGCCGGTGGCGCCCATTTCGCGGGACGCGGCGAGTGCGCCGGCGGTGTCGAGGGTGAGGCCGGTCATCGAGGCCTCGGCACAAGCCGTGCCGGCGGACCAGCAGGCGTGGCCCTCGATGCTGGTCGGCGCATGCGCCGCGTAGGGGCACTCGGCGCCGCAGTCGCGCCCCAAGGCCGTGCAGCCGCGGCAGTATTCGGGCCCGCGGCCGAAGTGCCAGGCGGCGCGGGCCCTTAGGCGTTTCCCTCCAGGGCTACGGCAGCGACGGGGGCCGTGGCTCGGTCCCAGAAGGCGGCGGCGATCTCGTCCATGTCCATCAGGCGCTCGACGGCCTCGGGGGAGAGGGGAAGCGGCTTGCCGGCTGCGTCGCCGACGCCCTCCCAGGCCAGCACCGCATGCCGGCCGAGCGCCTTGACCAGGAAGGCGAAGGAGAGGCCGCGGGCCATGTCGGGGTCGAGGTCGGGATCAGCAATGCGGATGGCCGTCAAACGGCGCGCGGCGGCGGCCTGGGCAGCGGCCATCACCGCGGTGGTCACGGGGCGGATCTCCACGCGGACGCCGCGCGGCAGGTCGAGCCAGTACGGCTCGGCCGGGAGGTCGAGGGTGAGCACAGAATTCTCCTTTGCTAAGGGCTGAGTTGGACCGGGTGCTTGCGGGAACATTCGTGACCGCCGCCTGCGTGCTGATTGGCCCCTTTCAGGGCGGCGACGGCTGCATCAGTCCGGGAGCATCCGCCGCGGAAGGCGTCGTGCTCAGCGCGGCAGTCCAACCGCAGCCGTCATGCGTGGCACGATACGCAGGTAGACCAGCACCCCGAGCAATTCGATGAGCGATTGCAAGACCACGACGACGGCCACGCCCACCCAGACCGGCGGCAGGGCGAGCGCCAGAGGCAGGACGACAAAGGAGTTCCGGGTGCCGAGGCTGAAGATCAGCGTCCGCGTCGCCGGTACCGGTAGCCGGAAGACCCGCCCAAGCGCCAGGCCGATCAGGAGGGCTACGATCAGAAAGGCAACGAAGACCCCCAGCACCTGGCCCATGATCGGGAGCGAGCTCATCACGGCCTCCAACTGCGACGCTGCGATCAGGAAGACAACAACGCCAAGCAGCGGGACCGGCAGCCAGGCCAGGCGCTCAATGAGGATTTCGCGCCCGCGGGCACGCTCCACCCAGCGCTCCGTGAGCCAGGCCGCGACAAGCGGGAGGACGATCAGGGTGAGAAAGACGATTGCGATCCGCTCGACCACCAGGATCTCAAGGAGCGCATCGCCCATGAAGACCCAGAGGTAGATCGGCAGCAGCAGGAACTGGAGGACCAGCATCACGGGCGTCACAGCGATGGCCCGCGGCGTGTCCCCCTGTCCAAGATGGGTGAACGTGATGAACCAGTCCGTGCAGGGCACGAGCAGCACCAGCAACACGCCCAAACGGATGCCTGGATCGGGCGGCAGAAGGAGCAGCAGCCCCCCGACCACAATGGGAATGAGGACGAAGTTCCCGACAAGCGCCGCCCCCATGAAGCGGCGATCCTTGAAGGCATCCGAGATGTGGGTCAGCGGTACCTGCGTGAAGGTGGCATAGAGCAGCAGGCCCAGGGCGGGCCAGATCACCGCCTCCAGCGCGCCAGCCAGGTCTGGCCTCGTCCAGCCGAGCGCGAGGCCAAGGAGGACGGCTGCCAGATACAACCAGATCTGATGCTTTTCGAGCTGTTGTCGGGTCATGAGCATAGCATAAGCGGTCGCGCGGTGGTCGGGCGAGCGCGGCGCAATCCGGTAGGGAGCGTCACGTATAATCGCTGGCTGGCTGCTGGTTCCGCAGCACCACCGTCATCATCCGCGTCGCCGTGGCGTTGAAGGCGGCGCGGAAATCAAAGCTGGCCTCCACCCCCGCCGGCCCTTCGATCGGCGTCTTGGCCAGCGCCAGGTACACCTCATGCAGCGTGACGGTGAGGCTGCGGTTCGCGTCGATTGTGTAGGCAAAGGCGAACTCCGCCGCCGTGCCGTTCTGCGCCTGCGTCAGCAGCGTGGTGTTCTCGAAGCGCGCGGTGATTTGCCCCGTGGCGCGCGACACACCGGGATCGGCACCCTCGATCCGGCGATCGGCGCGGATGGTCCGCACAGTCTCGATGCTGTTGGAGTAGGCCAGCCGCGCCCCAGTCACCTGCGCCAGCGCCGCGCCGCTCCGCGTGACGGATCCTTGAGCCTTGTTGAAGGCCGTATAGGCGGCGGTGAGGGGCGAGCCGCCCGAGGTCGCGCCCGACCGCACCGAGCCCTGCGCCACCAGCTTGATGGTGGCCGTCGCCGGCCCGGTCGGCGAGAAGTCGATCTCCAGCGTGTCAGCGCGTACGCCGGTGCAGACGTCGAAGGACGGCACGTCCGGATAGCCGGTCTCGATCGCCTGGGACGGCAGCGCCGCCGCGCCCGAGCCGAAGGTGTGGATGAAGTTCGGGCTGGTGCCGGTGGTGGTCGGCGCGCCGAGCAGCAGGCGCAGCCAGTGGCCGGTGTTAATCAGGTCGATCGGCACCACGACGTCGCCGGCGACGGTGACGGTGTCGAGGAAGGGCGCGGCGGGATCGCGATTGCCACCGAGGCCGATGACATCCGCGTCCAGCAGCGGCTGCTCGGCGCCGAGGCTGCTGGAGAGGAAGGGCACGCGGCGCCAGTTCCCACCCGGGGCGGTGCCGTAG from Roseococcus microcysteis includes these protein-coding regions:
- a CDS encoding BrnT family toxin, with product MRITFDPAKRARTLTERGLDFADAAHVFAGLHATLPDGRRDYGELRFISAGFLEGRLVVLVWTPRGSARRVISMRHAHADEEARWRQHLGGP
- a CDS encoding BrnA antitoxin family protein, whose translation is MPTKKPAGASTWVDPDDAPPLTEEFFARAEVREGTKLVRRGRPRLPDAKRQVTIRLDPELLDRLRATGPGWQTRLNEAVREWLKKHSA
- a CDS encoding arsenic resistance protein encodes the protein MTRQQLEKHQIWLYLAAVLLGLALGWTRPDLAGALEAVIWPALGLLLYATFTQVPLTHISDAFKDRRFMGAALVGNFVLIPIVVGGLLLLLPPDPGIRLGVLLVLLVPCTDWFITFTHLGQGDTPRAIAVTPVMLVLQFLLLPIYLWVFMGDALLEILVVERIAIVFLTLIVLPLVAAWLTERWVERARGREILIERLAWLPVPLLGVVVFLIAASQLEAVMSSLPIMGQVLGVFVAFLIVALLIGLALGRVFRLPVPATRTLIFSLGTRNSFVVLPLALALPPVWVGVAVVVVLQSLIELLGVLVYLRIVPRMTAAVGLPR
- a CDS encoding phage tail tube protein; amino-acid sequence: MPRAIGANSRLLMIPEVTYGTAPGGNWRRVPFLSSSLGAEQPLLDADVIGLGGNRDPAAPFLDTVTVAGDVVVPIDLINTGHWLRLLLGAPTTTGTSPNFIHTFGSGAAALPSQAIETGYPDVPSFDVCTGVRADTLEIDFSPTGPATATIKLVAQGSVRSGATSGGSPLTAAYTAFNKAQGSVTRSGAALAQVTGARLAYSNSIETVRTIRADRRIEGADPGVSRATGQITARFENTTLLTQAQNGTAAEFAFAYTIDANRSLTVTLHEVYLALAKTPIEGPAGVEASFDFRAAFNATATRMMTVVLRNQQPASDYT